A segment of the Synechococcus sp. CBW1002 genome:
GCAGCGAAAGAAACAGCTGAGGAGCGAGAGCGACCAGCTTGAAGCGATCGAATACAGGCTCGCGCGCTTCCAGCTAGAACCCTCTGTCCTCCACCGGCGATTCCTCGCCCTCGTCGCTCTTCCCATTGCCCGAATACGGTGATGCCCCCTGAAAGCGTCGCCATCGCTCCTGCTGCTTCCTTCTCGTGGCAGGCGTGTCCATCGGCTCCGCTGGCGTGGATTGAGCTGCGTGAACTGGTGCTCGGGTGGGTGCAGACGCCCGTTCTGCTTCTGCCCGCGGCAGCCGCTCTGGCGGCCGTCCTCGCCTGGTTGCTCCAGCTGCCGCGGCCAGTGCTGCCAGCTGCGGCGCTGCTCACCCCCCTGGTCCTCAGCGCCCTCTACAGCCCCGCCGCCACCGCCCTGCTCAGCGGATGGCTCATGGCCCAGCTGCCAGCCCCGGTCTCTTCGCCGCCCGGCGGCGATCCCGGTGCCCTGCCGGTGGTGGTGCTGGTGGGACGCGGACCCGCCATCGCCGCCGCCACCACCGAAGCCGCCGCAGATCGCCTTCGGCGGGGTCAGGCGTTGGCGGCTTACGTATCCGGCGACGAGCGTGCCACCGCCGATCGACTGGTCGCCCTCGGGGTCGCCCCCGCCCGCGTCGCGGGCGACGCATGCGCCCGCACCACCTGGGAGAACGCCACCCTCACCGCCGCCTGGTTGCGCCAACGCCACCCCGGCGCTCCAGTGCTGCTGATCACAGACCCCTGGCAACTCCCCCGGGCCGCCAACGCCTTTCAGCGCCAGGGCATCCAGGTGCAGCCCCTCGCTGCAGAGCCTCCCCTCGCCCCCGTTGAACGTAATCGCCTCGCTCTGCGCGAAACCGCCGCCACCCTCCTCTACCGGCTGCAGGGACGGATGTGAGAGAAGCTGAGCGATGCAGCCCATTTCCACCGCTGAATCCGCGCCAGAAATGCCGTTAGGCCCGCGCTCCTTCCGCTGCGCAGCTGCCTCGATCGCCCTCGTAGACGCCGAACTGGCCCAAAGGGCCGGCCTAATCTCGCTGTTGCCTGTCAATCCTTCCGATGAAAGGCCACAGTGATTGCATCAGCAATCGTCTCCCAGAGGCCAGGCTCGGTTGAGGCTGGCATCTCCATGACCAGGACATTCGATCGCTTGCCTTGGTTGGCCTCCAAGGATCGAATGGTGCGATCAATCGGCAGATTCGGCATTGCTAGCCGCGGCTCCAAGGGGATCCCGGCGTTGAGAGCGAGTGCGGCGACTTCACCTGAGGTCTTCCCTCGTCCTCGTCGATCGGCTGCAGGGTTGCATGGCCGTTGCGAGGTAAGCGCGCAGATGGGTGGGCAACTGGCGCTCAAGGGCCTGCTCCCGGCTGAGCCAGTGGCACGCCACGATCTCCAGGCCGTCGGGCCGCAGGACTGGCTGCTCGTGCAGCACCAGCGGGAAGATCCACACCGTGTTGCGGCCCCCTTTGCTGAGCTCGCTCACCCCCCAAGCTGCGCCCAGATCGTCCGGCTGCACGCGCAGTTCCAGTTCCTCGGCCAGTTCGCGCACCGCTGCCTGCCCTGCGGGTTCGCCACGGCCGATTCCTCCCCCCGGCAGCGACAGGCTGCGCCGGTAGCTGGCCTGCACCAACAGCAGCCTGCCCCCATGCCACAGCGCCACCAAGGCTCCGTGGGTGTGGGGGCGGGCCACCCGCCGCCACAGCTCGTAGAGCCAGGCCGCCAGCGGATAGAGCCTCAACCACCTGATCAGCCCCTTCAGAGCAGCCTTCATGGCTGCTTCGCGCCCCCAGCGATGCCAAGCAGCTGCCCCTCCAGCGCGCCCAACACGGCGTCGCGGCCGTAGCACTGCTCCACCAGCGCCCGGCCCCCCCGGCCCCGTTGGCGGCGTAGCTCCAGATCAGAAACCAGCTGGCGCACAGCCGCCGCAAACGCGGAGGCATCCTCCGGCTCCACCCGCAGCCCCGCCTGCGCAGCGATCTGCCCCAGCTCACTGCTGGCCGGTGAGCTGGCCACCACGGGCCGCCCACTCGCCAGGATCCCCAGCAGCTTCGAGGGGAGCACCAGATCCGCCGCCCCGGCCCGCTGCGGCAGCAGGTGCACGTCCGCCAGGTTGAGCCAATGGTTCAGCCGTTCGGGCGGCTGCAGCGGCAGCAGCCGAACCTGGGTCATCCCGGCCGTAGCCGCCGCCAGCTCGGCCTTGCTCGGCCCCTCGCCCGCCAGCAGCCACACCAGATCCGGCACATCCGCCAGCTGCTGGATCACCTGCACCAGCAGCTCCAGCCCCTGCTTCTTGTTCATCGAGCCCGAATAGAGCAGCACCCGCTGCTCCGGCCCGATGCCCAGCTCGCGCCGATAGGGATTGCTGGCCCGTGCACTCTCCGCCTCGGGCTGAATCGCCTGCAGGTCCACCCAGTTGGGCAGCAGCAGCGCCCGCTCTTGCGCCACCCCCTTGGCAATGGCGTGCTGCACCATGGCGCCGCTGATCGTGCTCACCCGCGCAAAGCCCCGCAGCGTGCGCCGCTCCCACCCCTCCGCCAGCCGGCGCAGCAGCCGGCCCTTGAGCAGCCCCAGTTCAAAGGCTGCGTCAAGTTCAAAGTCTTGAATGTGCAGCCAGCTGGCCGTGCCGCGGCCGCACAGCGCCGCCAGCAATCGGGCCCCTGGTGCGCAGAAAAAGGCTGGCGCCACCGTGAACACCACATCCGGCCGCCAGCGCGCCTGCGCCAGCAGCACCGGCAGGCTGCTGAGGGCAAAGCTCGCCAGGTGCAACAGGCGGGTGAGCCCGCTCGGCCGCAGCGGCACCCACAGCGGACAGCGCTGAATCGCGACACCAGAGCGCCACTCTCGC
Coding sequences within it:
- a CDS encoding YdcF family protein, whose protein sequence is MQTPVLLLPAAAALAAVLAWLLQLPRPVLPAAALLTPLVLSALYSPAATALLSGWLMAQLPAPVSSPPGGDPGALPVVVLVGRGPAIAAATTEAAADRLRRGQALAAYVSGDERATADRLVALGVAPARVAGDACARTTWENATLTAAWLRQRHPGAPVLLITDPWQLPRAANAFQRQGIQVQPLAAEPPLAPVERNRLALRETAATLLYRLQGRM
- a CDS encoding NUDIX domain-containing protein; the protein is MKAALKGLIRWLRLYPLAAWLYELWRRVARPHTHGALVALWHGGRLLLVQASYRRSLSLPGGGIGRGEPAGQAAVRELAEELELRVQPDDLGAAWGVSELSKGGRNTVWIFPLVLHEQPVLRPDGLEIVACHWLSREQALERQLPTHLRAYLATAMQPCSRSTRTREDLR
- a CDS encoding WcaI family glycosyltransferase; translation: MKVLLYGLNYAPEPVGIGKYSGELAEWLAARGHQVRVITAPPYFPQWQARGNGYRREWRSGVAIQRCPLWVPLRPSGLTRLLHLASFALSSLPVLLAQARWRPDVVFTVAPAFFCAPGARLLAALCGRGTASWLHIQDFELDAAFELGLLKGRLLRRLAEGWERRTLRGFARVSTISGAMVQHAIAKGVAQERALLLPNWVDLQAIQPEAESARASNPYRRELGIGPEQRVLLYSGSMNKKQGLELLVQVIQQLADVPDLVWLLAGEGPSKAELAAATAGMTQVRLLPLQPPERLNHWLNLADVHLLPQRAGAADLVLPSKLLGILASGRPVVASSPASSELGQIAAQAGLRVEPEDASAFAAAVRQLVSDLELRRQRGRGGRALVEQCYGRDAVLGALEGQLLGIAGGAKQP